The Halobellus sp. MBLA0158 genome has a window encoding:
- a CDS encoding AAA family ATPase: MTGRLIVVAGLPGVGKTTVSREITDRLDGRLIRTDVVRKDRFPDPQYTAEERAAVYDELFARGRREAADGGVAVLDGTFRKRADRDRAAAVAAEIGVPLDIVAVECDDAVVERRIREREGDESDADVEIYRQFRDRYEPIERTHATIDNSGDLASTRRQVAEALAAIQDRSSDTTD; encoded by the coding sequence ATGACCGGCCGACTGATCGTCGTCGCCGGCCTCCCGGGCGTCGGGAAGACGACCGTCTCCCGTGAGATCACAGACCGGCTCGACGGCCGCCTGATCCGGACCGACGTCGTCCGGAAGGACCGCTTTCCCGACCCGCAGTACACCGCCGAAGAGCGCGCCGCCGTCTACGACGAACTGTTCGCCCGGGGGCGGCGCGAAGCCGCCGACGGCGGGGTCGCCGTCCTCGACGGGACGTTCCGGAAGCGCGCGGACCGCGACCGTGCCGCGGCGGTCGCCGCCGAGATCGGCGTCCCGCTCGACATCGTCGCCGTCGAGTGCGACGACGCCGTCGTCGAGAGGCGGATCCGCGAGCGGGAGGGCGACGAGAGCGACGCCGACGTGGAGATCTACCGACAGTTCCGCGACCGGTACGAGCCCATCGAGCGGACGCACGCGACGATCGACAACTCCGGAGACTTGGCGTCGACGCGTCGGCAGGTCGCCGAGGCGCTGGCGGCCATCCAGGACCGCTCGTCCGACACAACCGACTGA
- a CDS encoding tyrosine-type recombinase/integrase, which yields MARSDPREAVDRIRDRLQKGERGDTEAARELLLDISDNIALVPSKAGDYRHRDILRHGAIIAENVGGDTLVAALEDRDAAEEIVRWINREYENVHTNKDYRRDLRAIGRYADQITDDPPESLAWIPTDTPNDFNPRPSERDLITYDEMRLMLEETSNARDEALIILQFEAGLRSGELQDLTIGDVFDSEHSMAVHVDGKQGERVVHLVVAVPYLNRWLAPDRHPGFGDPEAPLWSKLDRPETISSTMVYKTFRRAARAADVNKDATPTNFRKSNTRWLTRLGMDRGKIEQRQGRVPGSEHTARYEAEFGDESLEHSYAALHGEDVETDDSGLEVAPVICPRCQKPTPQELDFCIHCRQTLDPEAQELVETVARGFEDQAIAAEDPTEAQRAIEASRKVRSEPNHIDRDDLHQLASRLSDE from the coding sequence ATGGCGCGCAGTGATCCACGTGAGGCGGTCGACCGAATCCGCGACCGGCTCCAAAAGGGCGAGCGGGGCGACACTGAAGCCGCCCGCGAGCTGTTGCTTGACATCTCCGACAACATCGCGTTGGTGCCGTCTAAGGCTGGCGACTACCGTCACCGCGACATCCTGCGGCACGGCGCCATCATCGCCGAGAACGTCGGCGGCGACACGCTCGTCGCGGCCCTGGAGGATCGTGATGCGGCCGAGGAGATCGTCCGCTGGATCAACCGCGAGTACGAGAACGTCCACACCAACAAGGACTACCGACGCGATCTCCGAGCGATCGGCCGCTACGCGGACCAGATCACCGACGATCCGCCGGAATCGCTGGCGTGGATCCCGACCGACACGCCCAACGACTTCAACCCGCGTCCCAGCGAGCGCGATCTCATCACCTACGATGAGATGCGACTGATGCTTGAAGAGACCTCGAACGCTCGCGACGAGGCGCTGATCATCCTCCAGTTCGAGGCGGGCCTGCGCTCCGGCGAGCTCCAGGACCTCACTATCGGCGACGTCTTCGACTCCGAGCACTCGATGGCCGTCCACGTCGACGGCAAACAGGGCGAGCGCGTCGTTCATCTCGTCGTCGCTGTGCCGTATCTGAACCGTTGGCTCGCCCCCGATCGGCATCCGGGCTTCGGAGATCCGGAAGCGCCGCTGTGGTCGAAACTCGACCGCCCGGAGACGATCTCCTCGACGATGGTCTACAAGACGTTCCGGCGGGCGGCCAGAGCTGCCGACGTCAACAAGGACGCAACGCCGACGAACTTCCGGAAGTCGAACACGCGCTGGCTCACGCGCCTTGGAATGGATCGCGGGAAGATCGAACAGCGCCAGGGTCGTGTCCCCGGCTCCGAACACACCGCCCGCTACGAAGCCGAGTTCGGCGACGAGTCTCTGGAACACTCCTACGCCGCGCTCCACGGCGAGGACGTCGAGACAGACGACAGCGGCCTGGAAGTCGCACCCGTCATCTGCCCGCGCTGCCAGAAACCGACGCCGCAGGAGTTGGATTTCTGCATCCACTGCCGGCAGACGCTCGATCCCGAGGCGCAGGAGCTCGTCGAAACGGTCGCCCGTGGCTTCGAGGACCAGGCGATCGCTGCTGAAGACCCCACTGAAGCCCAACGCGCCATCGAAGCCAGTCGAAAGGTCCGGAGCGAACCGAACCATATTGATCGCGACGACCTGCATCAGTTGGCCTCCCGATTATCTGACGAGTGA